One window from the genome of Leptospira broomii serovar Hurstbridge str. 5399 encodes:
- a CDS encoding ribosomal-processing cysteine protease Prp — MIRVKILRKGEQILGFESVGHASAEQGPKGSNLLCAAVGVLIQSLYLHLRKEGKAGPAEVLDGFLKFKILTGLENDPVVRTSFALVRNGLENLREQYPSEIELIGE; from the coding sequence TTGATCCGAGTAAAAATCCTCCGTAAAGGAGAGCAGATTCTTGGCTTTGAATCCGTGGGGCACGCCTCCGCAGAACAGGGCCCCAAAGGATCCAATCTCCTTTGTGCGGCGGTCGGAGTTCTGATTCAGTCCCTCTATCTCCATTTAAGGAAAGAAGGAAAAGCAGGCCCCGCAGAAGTCCTGGATGGATTCTTGAAATTCAAGATTCTGACCGGTCTTGAAAATGATCCAGTAGTTCGAACGAGCTTTGCGTTGGTTCGAAACGGTTTGGAAAATTTGAGGGAACAATATCCCTCGGAAATTGAACTCATAGGAGAATAG
- the rplU gene encoding 50S ribosomal protein L21 yields the protein MFAIISVGNRQFKVTQDSEFLTEKTGKKPGDTFDAKVLLFAENNKVHIGAPDLKSAKVSLKVVDDVKGEKIRGYVYKKRKNSQRTWGHRQQLQKLKVVSLSAV from the coding sequence ATGTTTGCGATCATATCTGTCGGAAATCGACAATTTAAAGTAACCCAGGATTCAGAATTCCTGACGGAAAAGACCGGCAAAAAACCAGGTGATACCTTTGATGCGAAAGTTTTACTGTTCGCGGAAAACAATAAGGTTCATATCGGCGCACCCGATCTGAAGTCGGCAAAAGTCTCCCTGAAAGTCGTAGACGACGTTAAGGGTGAAAAGATTCGCGGTTACGTTTATAAGAAACGTAAGAACTCCCAAAGAACCTGGGGTCATAGACAACAACTCCAGAAACTCAAGGTAGTTTCCCTCTCGGCGGTTTGA